In one window of Brassica rapa cultivar Chiifu-401-42 chromosome A07, CAAS_Brap_v3.01, whole genome shotgun sequence DNA:
- the LOC103832196 gene encoding flotillin-like protein 3, whose amino-acid sequence MSYKIARASEYLAITGGGIKDIKLAKSSWVLPWQSCTVFDVSPVNYTFEVQAMSSEKLPFVIPAVFTIGPRVDDPHALLLYAMLMSQHDKHSNHVNELVQGVIEGETRVLVASMTMEEVFKGTKEFKKEVFEKVQLELNQFGLVIYNANVKQLVDVPGHEYFSYLGQKTQMEAANQAKIDVAEAKMKGEVGAKERTGLTIQNAAKIDAESKIISTQRKGEGTKEEIKVKSEVQVFQNEKEALVAKADAALAIQKAALTKSSRVAEVEAAKAVAMREAELQTQVEKMNALTRTEKLKAEFLSKATVEYETKVQEANWELYNKQKKAEAVLYEKQKQAEATKAAADAAFYAKQREAEGIVAMANAQGTYIKTLLGAVNNDYSAMRDFLMINNGVYQDIAKTNAIAIKDLQPKISVWNQGGADQGMSGGGMKDIAGLYKMLPPVLDTVYEQTGMQPPAWIGTLRGAEPSR is encoded by the exons atgagtTACAAAATCGCTAGAGCATCGGAGTATCTTGCCATCACCGGTGGTGGAATCAAAGACATCAAGCTTGCCAAGTCTTCTTGGGTGCTTCCATGGCAGTCTTGCACCGTCTTCGATGTTTCTCCGGTCAACTACACGTTCGAAGTCCAGGCCATGAGTTCCGAGAAGCTCCCTTTTGTTATCCCCGCCGTTTTCACCATCGGTCCACGTGTCGATGACCCTCATGCTCTCTTGCTGTACGCCATGCTCATGTCTCAACACGATAAACACTCGAACCACGTCAACGAGCTTGTTCAGGGTGTTATCGAAGGAGAGACTCGTGTTCTTGTTGCCTCCATGACCATGGAAGAAGTCTTCAAAG GAACAAAGGAGTTCAAGAAGGAAGTGTTTGAAAAGGTTCAGCTTGAGTTAAACCAGTTTGGTCTTGTGATCTACAACGCTAATGTTAAGCAGCTTGTTGATGTCCCTGGACATGAGTACTTCTCTTACTTGGGTCAGAAGACTCAGATGGAAGCAGCTAACCAAGCCAAGATCGATGTAGCAGAGGCAAAGATGAAGGGAGAAGTGGGTGCCAAAGAAAGGACCGGGCTCACAATTCAGAATGCAGCAAAGATTGACGCAGAGTCAAAGATCATCTCCACTCAGAGGAAAGGAGAAGGGACAAAGGAAGAGATCAAGGTGAAGAGTGAGGTCCAAGTCTTTCAGAATGAGAAGGAGGCTCTTGTTGCTAAAGCTGACGCAGCACTTGCGATTCAGAAGGCTGCTTTAACCAAAAGCTCTCGTGTGGCTGAGGTTGAAGCTGCCAAGGCAGTTGCTATGAGAGAAGCTGAGCTTCAAACTCAAGTTGAGAAAATGAATGCTTTGACTCGGACAGAGAAGCTCAAAGCTGAGTTCCTCAGCAAAGCCACTGTTGAGTATGAAACCAAG GTGCAAGAAGCAAACTGGGAGTTATATAACAAGCAAAAGAAAGCAGAAGCTGTTCTGTACGAGAAGCAGAAGCAAGCGGAGGCGACGAAAGCTGCAGCTGATGCTGCCTTCTATGCTAAACAGAGAGAAGCAGAGGGAATTGTCGCGATGGCCAATGCTCAAGGGACTTATATCAAGACCCTCCTAGGCGCTGTTAACAACGACTACTCAGCAATGAGAGACTTCTTGATGATCAACAATGGGGTTTACCAGGATATCGCCAAGACCAATGCTATTGCCATCAAGGACTTGCAGCCTAAGATCAGTGTGTGGAACCAAGGTGGTGCCGATCAGGGGATGAGTGGTGGTGGTATGAAGGATATTGCTGGACTCTACAAGATGTTGCCACCGGTTCTTGATACGGTTTATGAGCAGACTGGGATGCAGCCACCGGCTTGGATTGGTACACTACGTGGTGCTGAGCCTAGCCGTTGA
- the LOC103832197 gene encoding protein disulfide isomerase-like 1-2: MASNGFAMLSILVLALFASSIRSEETETKEFVLTLDHSNFTDTINKHDFIVVEFYAPWCGHCKSLAPEYEKAAAELSSQSPPIFLAKIDASEESNKGIANDYKIQGFPTIKILRKGGKSIQDYNGPREAAGIVTYVKKQSGPASAEIKSADGAGEVIGEKSVVAVGVFPKLSGEEFDSFMALAEKLRADYDFAHTLDAKLLPRGDSSVAGPVVRLFKPFDELFVDSKDFNGEALEKFVKESSIPLVTVFDKDPSNHPYVSKFFDNPATKVMMFVNFTGETAESLKSKFREVATSSKGQDLAFLVGDAESSQGALQYFGLEESQVPLIIIQTPDSKKYLKANVVVDQIESWMKDFKDGKVAAHKKSQPIPAENNEPVKVVVAESLDEMVFNSGKNVLIEFYAPWCGHCQKLAPILDEVALAFQNDPSVIVAKLDATANDIPSDTFDVKGFPTIYFRSADGKVVVYEGSRTKEDFISFIEKNKPASHSEESSTTVRSGEHKTEESAAKDEL; the protein is encoded by the exons ATGGCGTCTAACGGCTTCGCGATGCTATCGATCCTTGTGTTAGCTCTCTTCGCTTCGTCTATTAGAAGCGAAGAGACGGAGACGAAGGAGTTCGTCTTGACTCTCGATCACTCCAACTTCACCGATACCATCAACAAGCACGACTTCATCGTCGTCGAATTCTACGCCCCTTG GTGTGGCCACTGCAAGAGTCTTGCTCCTGAg TATGAGAAGGCTGCAGCAGAGTTGAGCAGCCAAAGCCCTCCCATCTTCCTCGCCAAGATTGATGCTAGCGAGGAGTCTAACAAAGGTATTGCGAACGACTACAAGATTCAGGGATTCCCAACTATCAAGATTCTGAGGAAGGGTGGGAAGTCGATTCAAGATTACAACGGACCTCGTGAAGCTGCGGGTATTGTGACTTATGTGAAGAAGCAGAGTGGACCTGCTTCTGCTGAGATTAAGTCTGCTGATGGTGCTGGTGAGGTTATTGGTGAGAAGAGTGTTGTTGCT GTTGGTGTGTTCCCTAAGTTATCCGGTGAGGAGTTTGATTCTTTCATGGCTCTTGCTGAGAAATTGCGCGCTGACTATGATTTCGCACACACTTTGGACGCCAAGCTTCTTCCCCGTGGAGACTCATCTGTGGCGGGACCTGTGGTGAGGCTGTTCAAGCCTTTTGATGAACTGTTTGTCGATTCTAAG GATTTCAATGGAGAAGCTTTGGAGAAGTTTGTCAAAGAATCAAGCATTCCTCTTGTTACTGTCTTTGACAAAGATCCAAGCAACCACCCATATGTTTCCAAATTCTTTGACAACCCTGCCACTAag GTGATGATGTTCGTTAACTTCACTGGAGAAACAGCAGAATCTCTAAAATCAAAGTTCCGTGAAGTTGCTACATCCTCCAAAGGACAAGATCTTGCCTTCCTTGTTGGTGATGCCGAGAGCAGCCAAGGCGCTTTGCAG TACTTTGGACTCGAAGAGAGCCAAGTTCCCCTCATCATCATCCAGACTCCTGACAGCAAGAAGTATCTGAAAGCAAACGTTGTGGTTGACCAGATTGAATCATGGATGAAGGACTTCAAG GACGGGAAAGTTGCCGCCCACAAAAAATCTCAGCCTATCCCAGCTGAGAACAACGAGCCAGTTAAGGTTGTTGTAGCTGAGAGCCTTGACGAGATGGTTTTCAACTCTGGAAAGAATG TCTTGATTGAATTCTACGCACCATGGTGTGGACACTGCCAAAAGCTTGCGCCAATCTTGGACGAAGTGGCTTTGGCGTTCCAGAACGACCCAAGTGTCATCGTAGCAAAACTA GACGCAACCGCAAATGATATCCCAAGCGATACCTTTGATGTGAAAGGCTTCCCAACCATTTACTTCAGATCAGCAGATGGAAAGGTTGTAGTGTACGAAGGAAGCAGGACAAAGGAAGACTTCATAAGCTTCATTGAGAAGAACAAGCCAGCTTCTCATAGTGAAGAGTCTTCTACTACTGTTAGAAGTGGAGAACACAAGACTGAGGAATCGGCCGCAAAGGACGAGCTGTAA